The Methanobrevibacter sp. TLL-48-HuF1 genomic sequence TTTGAAATACGTATTAAGCAAGTTCCTCAAAAAGGCAAGGCCAATAAGGAAATTGTAAAAGAATTATCTAAAATATTTAATTGTGATGTTAGTATTTCAAAAGGTGAGAAATCTTCTCAAAAAACAATTGTCTGTTATAATGTCAGTATTGATGATATATTGGAAAAATTAAGTGAAATTTTATAAATGTAAAAAATAATTAACTATTTAACCAATTAAAACATAAGTTATTATTAATTAAATTAAGAGGGTGATAATTAGATGAAAGCAGTAATTCCGGCAGCTGGTTTTGGGACTAGGTTTTTGCCAGCTACTAAAGCACAACCTAAAGAAATGTTGCCTGTTTTTGATAAACCTACTATTCAGTATGTTATTGAGGAAGCTGTAGCTTCAGGTATTGATGATATTTTAATTGTAACTGGTAAAAATAAACGTTCTATTGAAGATCATTTTGATAAATCATTTGAATTGGAGTATACTTTAAAGCAGGCTGGTAAGACTAAATATTTAAAACAGGTTCAGGATATCACTGATTTGGCCGATATTTGTTATATTCGTCAAAAAGAGCAAAAAGGATTAGGTGATGCAATTTATTGTGCCAAAAAACATGTGGGAGAGGAACCTTTTGCAGTAATGCTTGGAGATACAATAACGAAAGGAAAAACTCCATGTACAAAACAGTTAATAGATATTTACAACAAATACGAAGCATCAGCTATTTCTCTTGAAAAGGTACCTCAGGAAAAAGTGGAAAGATACGGTATAATTAAAGGAGAAGAAATAGAAACAGATGTTTATCAGATTGATGAACTTGTTGAAAAACCACCAGTTGATCAGGCACCGTCTAACTTAGCTATTATGGGAAGATATGTACTCACTCCAGACATTTTCGATAAAATCAAAGAAACCGGAGCTGGAGTTGGAGGAGAAATTCAGCTTACTGATGCGCTGGCTAAATTAGATAAAATTTATGGAAATACCTTTGAAGGAAAAACCTATGATATAGGAAATCGTTTAGAATGGTTGAAAACATCTATAGAATTTGCAATGGATGATGAAGAATCTAAAAACGATTTAATCAGTTATATGAAAGATATTATAGCTTCAAATTAAATATTTCCTATAACTTCTTTTTTTTAAACTTAATTTTACCACAACATTTATATATTTTTGTGTATAAATTATGCTTTATATGTAAATATAATATATTTAGTATGAGTTGATTTATATGCTTAAAAAAATGGATAAAATGGGTTATGGTGAAGATATGAATTATCAGATAGTGAATGCTATCAAAAAAATGAAGAGTCATAATGATAAATTATTTTATGAACAGTTATATCTCAGAAAAGATCCAGTAAAATACAATGAATTTAAGGATTGGTGTATTGAAAGAGGATATTTGAAAGATTTGTATAAAAAAGAGTAATGAATGTCTTGAAGTGGCTACAGATTGTAGCCAGTTGAAAATGCCTGCACCTGATGGTAAATTAAGATTAGC encodes the following:
- a CDS encoding DUF167 family protein, with product MSNKYLNAISSLDNNVFIDIEVSPNSNKFQISGFNEWRNRFEIRIKQVPQKGKANKEIVKELSKIFNCDVSISKGEKSSQKTIVCYNVSIDDILEKLSEIL
- the galU gene encoding UTP--glucose-1-phosphate uridylyltransferase GalU — translated: MKAVIPAAGFGTRFLPATKAQPKEMLPVFDKPTIQYVIEEAVASGIDDILIVTGKNKRSIEDHFDKSFELEYTLKQAGKTKYLKQVQDITDLADICYIRQKEQKGLGDAIYCAKKHVGEEPFAVMLGDTITKGKTPCTKQLIDIYNKYEASAISLEKVPQEKVERYGIIKGEEIETDVYQIDELVEKPPVDQAPSNLAIMGRYVLTPDIFDKIKETGAGVGGEIQLTDALAKLDKIYGNTFEGKTYDIGNRLEWLKTSIEFAMDDEESKNDLISYMKDIIASN